A single window of Colletotrichum higginsianum IMI 349063 chromosome 8, whole genome shotgun sequence DNA harbors:
- a CDS encoding 3-beta hydroxysteroid dehydrogenase/isomerase, protein MSINMAVGSWTASIALGLVTVLLAYLWKINRAMATTHPEALQISPDRWTPEQVKRTFERVEKQPIDWTPYLPPKLDRRYIVVGGSGLVGGQLVIQLIARGHSPTAIRIIDFRKPGRDDMSEGPVSEVDFAQADISSESATLAAFAKPWPKSVAHLPLTVFHTAAVIRPSERSPLVYDRCSRVNTTGTAHVVAAAKTAGADVLVFTSSCSVALKPVNFFNALWKQWPTNFFQVLDEVDFQKPLRPHEEFFANYAKTKAEAERLVCSENNIPQDPLQAGGFRTGAIRPGNAIYGHKDDYLVGATVRMASFPTFTAPFMQNWVHGGNVALAHLQYEAALLGPHAHKVAARPFLVTDGGPPPVFQDFYTLVHSLSVTPFHVQYPPPLLLLLVAHCIEAYCLLIWRVPMLQRVLPEPQMPLSMLQPASIAGSINAIINDSDARRRVEDGGLGYQAKCTTMEGLCMQLGAWNRWVRSGGGELSGEKGVVKGVLEVGAEPVARRA, encoded by the exons ATGTCGATCAACATGGCTGTAGGATCATGGACAGCCAGCATTGCCCTCGGCTTGGTGACGGTCCTGCTGGCGTACCTTTGGAAGATCAACCGTGCCATGGCCACCACCCACCCTGAGGCTCTGCAGATATCGCCGGATCGATGGACGCCAGAGCAGGTCAAGCGTACTTTTGAGCGTGTGGAGAAGCAGCCCATCGACTGGACGCCGTATTTGCCGCCCAAACTAGACAGACGTTACATTGTTGTCGGCGGCTCCG GTCTGGTTGGAGGGCAGCTTGTCATTCAGCTCATAGCGCGTGGCCACTCTCCCACGGCCATTCGAATCATCGACTTTCGCAAGCCTGGACGAGACGACATGAGTGAGGGCCCCGTGTCCGAGGTCGATTTCGCCCAGGCCGATATCTCCTCGGAATCGGCAACCTTGGCCGCATTCGCGAAACCGTGGCCCAAGTCTGTGGCCCATCTTCCCCTGACCGTGTTCCataccgccgccgtcatccgccCTTCGGAGCGTAGTCCGTTGGTCTATGACCGCTGCTCCCGGGTCAACACGACCGGGACTGCCCATGtggttgccgccgccaaaaCCGCTGGCGCCGATGTTCTCGTCTTCACCTCGTCCTGCAGCGTCGCGCTGAAGCCCGTCAATTTTTTCAATGCCCTCTGGAAGCAGTGGCCGACAAACTTCTTCCAGGTCCTGGACGAGGTGGACTTCCAGAAGCCGCTGCGGCCCCACGAGGAGTTCTTTGCCAACTACGCCAAGACGAAAGCCGAGGCGGAGCGTCTCGTCTGCAGCGAGAACAACATCCCGCAGGATCCCTTGCAGGCAGGCGGCTTCCGCACCGGGGCCATTAGACCGGGAAATGCCATCTACGGGCACAAGGACGACTACCTTGTCGGCGCAACGGTGCGCATGGCCAGCTTCCCGACCTTCACCGCGCCCTTCATGCAGAACTGGGTGCATGGAGGCAACGTGGCCCTGGCGCATCTGCAATACGAGGCAGCTCTTCTCGGACCACACGCTCACAAAGTGGCTGCTCGGCCGTTCTTGGTCACGGACGGCGGCCCGCCCCCGGTGTTTCAGGACTTTTATACGCTCGTCCACTCTCTCAGCGTGACGCCCTTCCATGTGCAGtacccgccgccgctactCCTGCTGTTGGTGGCTCATTGCATAGAAGCGTATTGCTTGTTGATATGGCGGGTGCCAATGCTGCAAAGGGTCTTGCCGGAACCTCAAATGCCCTTGTCCATGCTGCAACCGGCCAGCATAGCTGGGTCTATCAACGCCATAATCAACGACTCCGATGCGCGTAGACGGGTAGAAGACGGCGGGCTGGGATACCAGGCCAAGTGCACAACCATGGAAGGGCTGTGCATGCAGCTGGGTGCGTGGAACCGATGGGTGAGGAGCGGTGGCGGAGAGTTGAgcggcgagaagggcgtGGTGAAAGGCGTGCTCGAGGTCGGGGCAGAACCTGTCGCGAGAAGAGCCTAG
- a CDS encoding Galactose oxidase — translation MHTLIVLASLVVSGVAQLMTPSDLATIPAPDLQTVPVGVGNQTVPVSATTSKRALRKLFARDCDTLPPGSGPVPSVDTDQGFLAYSSLSNAALQATTPPGWYQTFQNLQSATSASIYQGYKTYSNYDTARCAADCAQISGCTAFNIFFERDPSQDPGLACPNPSSTTVIKCSFWGVGIGPSTATNNGQWRKDFHIVIAGSNGYQLSAPTYSVSGYNSSFTNAATINAPTSCNSYITYKSHTNQAYDPSLCADDCAAQRQETNPFNGLRCRFFTSYLLVKNGVVQAQICALYSRTWDQSYATNTGYSSGSDVYTIQYAYSYTYSADIGNFNCPQGGSATTPSPVASVATTSITPISTSNSVTATTTVTTNKPTTLSTSSVKPTTLATSSAKPTTSAITGGANGSPLTSCPSPVSYVVGYQGGLYAVCLDTDFQIPSPQIYYGYKSNRDCVSQCEATAGCTKAVFKLSTQTCYLKGSPSVPASNWAVNQGFQTLVKVADGTPLNSCLAPTYTVTSGRTVYQVCPSSDFTNNPATDIWYGVASDAACIALCQTRNGCTKIVYNFVTKTCYNKGNPSLASTGWHVNTQFRAIYIS, via the coding sequence ATGCACACACTCATTGTCCTGGCCTCTTTGGTGGTATCTGGTGTAGCGCAGTTGATGACTCCGTCTGACCTGGCCACGATTCCCGCCCCGGACTTACAAACTGTTCcagtcggcgtcggcaaccAGACTGTCCCTGTTTCGGCCACGACCTCGAAGCGGGCTCTCAGAAAGCTGTTTGCTCGCGATTGTGACACCCTGCCCCCCGGAAGCGGCCCTGTTCCTTCCGTCGATACAGACCAAGGATTCCTGGCTTACTCCAGCTTGTCCAACGCCGCGTTACAGGCCACCACTCCGCCTGGGTGGTATCAAACCTTCCAGAACCTGCAGTCTGCCACTTCGGCTTCGATCTACCAAGGCTACAAGACTTATTCAAACTACGATACCGCTCGATGCGCAGCCGACTGTGCCCAAATTTCCGGATGCACAGCTTTCAACATCTTCTTCGAGAGAGATCCTAGCCAAGACCCCGGCCTGGCCTGCCCCAACCCTTCGAGCACAACTGTCATCAAGTGTAGCTTCTGGGGTGTTGGAATCGGCCCGTCCACTGCCACGAACAATGGTCAGTGGAGGAAGGACTTTCACATCGTTATTGCTGGGTCAAACGGATACCAGCTTTCGGCGCCTACATACAGCGTTTCCGGCTACAACTCATCTTTCACCAACGCGGCCACCATCAACGCCCCGACCAGCTGCAACAGCTACATCACATACAAGTCTCACACTAACCAAGCGTACGATCCTTCCCTATGCGCCGATGACTGCGCTGCACAGAGGCAAGAGACGAACCCGTTCAATGGCCTTCGATGCCGCTTTTTCACCAGCTACCTGCTCGTGAAGAACGGTGTTGTCCAGGCGCAGATCTGTGCTCTATACTCGCGCACCTGGGACCAGAGCTACGCGACGAACACGGGATACTCGTCCGGCTCAGACGTTTACACGATCCAATACGCCTACTCTTACACATATTCCGCTGACATCGGCAACTTCAACTGTCCCCAAGGCGGTTCTGCGACTACTCCTTCCCCGGTTGCTTCTGTCGCAACGACCTCGATCACGCCGATCAGCACATCCAACTCAGTTACCGCCACCACAACTGTCACGACTAACAAGCCTACCACACTGTCCACATCTTCTGTCAAGCCTACCACATTGGCCACGTCTTCTGCCAAGCCTACTACATCCGCCATCACGGGTGGAGCGAATGGATCGCCCCTGACGAGTTGCCCAAGCCCGGTAAGCTATGTCGTTGGCTACCAGGGTGGCCTGTATGCTGTCTGTCTCGATACCGACTTCCAAATCCCCAGCCCGCAGATCTACTATGGCTACAAGTCCAACCGGGACTGCGTCTCCCAATGCGAGGCAACGGCGGGTTGCACCAAGGCCGTGTTCAAACTGTCCACCCAGACATGCTACCTGAAGGGCAGCCCCAGCGTTCCCGCTTCGAACTGGGCCGTCAACCAGGGGTTTCAGACGCTGGTCAAGGTGGCTGACGGTACCCCCCTCAACAGTTGTCTGGCACCCACCTACACTGTCACCTCTGGCAGGACTGTCTACCAGGTCTGTCCCAGCAGCGATTTCACGAACAACCCAGCCACAGACATCTGGTACGGCGTCGCCAGTGATGCCGCCTGCATTGCTCTATGCCAGACGAGAAATGGATGTACCAAGATAGTGTACAACTTCGTCACCAAGACCTGCTACAACAAGGGGAACCCTTCGTTGGCCAGCACTGGCTGGCACGTCAACACCCAGTTCCGCGCAATCTATATCTCATAG
- a CDS encoding Tubulin/FtsZ family protein, with protein MKGEILHLHLGQAGTQLGNSAWELYLLEHGLGSDGRPDPNAKDVVDGGSYETFFTETSNGKYVPRSLFVDLDPSPIDEIRTGGYRQLFHPELLISGKEDAANNYARGHYTIGKEMVDNVIDRVRRVADNCHSLQGFLIFHSFGGGTGSGFGALLLERLSTEYGKKSKLEFAVYPAPRVSTAVVEPYNAVLSTHSTIENSDCTFLVDNEAVYDICRRNLDIPRPGYEHLNRLIAQVVSSITSSLRFDGALNVDLNEFQTNLVPYPRIHYPLISYAPVISANKSSHESFKVQELTFQCFEPNNQMVVCDPRNGKYMAVALLYRGDVVPRDCNAAIAALKAKSSFNLVEWCPTGFKLGINYQKPMAVPAAAGDGGLASVDRSVSMLSNTTAIAEAWSRLDHKFDLMYSKRAFVHWYVGEGMEEGEFSEAREDLAALEKDYEEVAADSFEADEDDAEY; from the exons ATGAAGGGCGAG ATTCTTCACCTTCATCTCGGTCAGGCCGGTACCCAGCTGGGTAACTCTGCTTGGGAGCT TTACCTCCTCGAGCACGGCCTCGGCTCCGATGGTCGTCCCGACCCCAATGCCAAGGATGTCGTTGATGGCGGTTCTTACGAGACGTTCTTTACCGAGACTAGCAATGGCAAATACGTTCCTCGTTCCCTcttcgtcgacctcgaccccTCTCCCATCGACGAGATCCGAACTGGCGGCTACCGCCAGCTTTTCCACCCCGAGCTGTTGATCAGCGGCAAGGAGGATGCCGCCAACAACTACGCCCGTGGCCACTACACCATTGGCAAGGAGATGGTTGACAATGTCATTGACCGCGTCCGCCGCGTCGCTG ACAACTGTCACTCCCTCCAGGGATTCCTGATCTTCCACTCCTTCGGTGGCGGTACCGGCTCCGGCTTTGGTGCCCTCCTGCTCGAGCGTCTCTCCACCGAGTACGGCAAGAAGTCGAAGCTCGAGTTCGCTGTCTACCCCGCCCCGCGCGTCTCGACCGCCGTTGTTGAGCCCTACAACGCTGTCCTGTCCACCCACAGCACCATCGAGAACTCGGACTGCaccttcctcgtcgacaacgaGGCTGTCTACGACATCTGCCGTCGCAACCTTGACATCCCCCGTCCTGGCTACGAACACCTGAACCGCCTGATCGCCCAGGTCGTCAGCTCCATCACCTCGTCCCTCCGCTTCGACGGTGCCCTCAACGTCGATCTGAACGAGTTCCAAACCAACTTGGTTCCCTACCCCCGTATCCACTACCCCCTCATCAGCTACGCTCCTGTCATCTCGGCCAACAAGAGCTCTCACGAGAGCTTCAAGGTTCAGGAGCTTACCTTCCAAT GCTTCGAGCCCAACAACCAGATGGTCGTCTGCGATCCCCGCAACGGCAAGTACATggccgtcgcccttctcTACCGTGGAGATGTTGTCCCCCGCGACTGCAACGctgccatcgccgccctcaaggccaagTCTTCCTTCAACCTCGTCGAGTGGTGCCCCACTGGTTTCAAGCTCGGCATCAACTACCAGAAGCCCATGGCTGtgcctgccgccgccggcgatggtggtCTTGCCTCCGTCGACCGCTCTGTCTCCATGCTGTCCAATAccaccgccatcgccgaggcctgGTCGAGACTGGACCACAAGTTCGATCTCATGTACAGCAAGCGCGCCTTCGTTCACTGGTATGTTGGTGAGGGTATGGAGGAGGGTGAGTTCAGCGAGGCCCGTGAGGATCTTGCTGCGCTCGAGAAGGATTACGAGGAGGTTGCTGCCGACTCcttcgaggccgatgaggacgacgccgagtACTAA